TGTTCGCTATAGCTCTCCAAATTAAATATGGTGAATCGTGTGTCCATCTTGTCGTTATGTTTAACTCTTTCAAACTTTATATATCTATGGTATTCCATATTATTTTAACATAAAAATATCCGCTTTTAAGAAAAAGCAGTGTATTGCTATTGAATGCGTTTTTCGCATAAAACAATTAGAAAGATTTTGTACTTTTAAATCTCGTAAAATCcatacaagaaagaaacatatAGCACCTTTTCTCTTACACCCGCCTTATCGTTATTCCAGATACCATACTCTCCACATTAGCTCAACTACCGATCATCTCATCATCATTAGTGAAGTCCTCACATAAACATATGGTGACACTACTTAATAATTTTAGGCATGTTATCTTCTCGTATCGAAATCCTATTTTTAGCTTCTCCACTCATCTCGAGCTAAGGAGTCTTTAGCTGTGAATCCAATAATATCTTTGCCGATCTCTACAGCGAACAATATGTAGCACTGATCAACAAAATAATCGTTTTAGccaaatgaaataaaaaatactatGTTTACCGATATGGATTCATGGCAACCGTTTCTGCTCGGTCACATGCTAACAGCCAGCCTATTaacaaggaaaagaaaacaaaattaatataatatatatctatatacataatcagaatttgattttttatagaaTGAATGTAGCAGTAAAAAATTGAGTGCAAAATCAACGTCCTCACTGCACCTCCGAGTCTCTCatgccattcccaacccaagacactagacatggtttccataaactccacatcatcaagaaactagtactagacactactcttccaatgtaAACAAcattattccatacttaaatttaatgttacttatctcacatgatgtcttggatattgtgtagaaactatgtctcatgcaagacatagtttctttctctttcctcatttattcacttgccatattattttttatcctaggtggtagcttatttaatgctataaaCAACATTCTAGTAATTGAGTTGGGAATGGCCTCACAAGGCATACCGTTGCGTTGCATGTCCCGCACGCCGCAGAAGAAAGCCAACAGTTTCGGTCCGGACGGCCGCAAGCAGAAAGCGCGACACCCAAAACCCAAAGCCGGCGGCTTCAAAGAATCGCGACGTGCAAAAATCTTTCACGAAAAGgcaacacacaaaaaaaaaagataaaataaaaaagaaaccggACACGAGCGACGCACCAACCTCTCCCTCCTCACCTCCCCCGATGGCTAGCGCCTCCtcaggcggcgcgggcggcggcggcggcgggccccacccgtcagcctccccgtccgcggcggccggtgttccgtcgtcgtcgtcgtcgaaggcGTCGCTCGacggtggcttcctcctccgcaTCCTTCAAAACCCTCCTCCCCAGACGCGCCACCAAGCTcccccgccggtcgccgccgccgccgcggccgggccGCAGCAGGTCTTCGTcgaccccgccgtcgccgcggtggGGCCGGccttcccctccgccgcgccgcagcTGCAGCACGGCGGGGGCTTCGCGTGGCCCTCCCCGGCCTCTAATCCGCAGCCGCAGCTCCGGTTTCCCGATCCCCGCCTCGCGCAGCCGCTGGATCCCTACGTGGCGCTCGGATATGGCGGCTCCGGTGCCGTGGATGGGGTCGCCGGGAGCAGAGCGGTGAAGCCCAGGtcagcggcgccgcctcccggaTTCGCCAAGGCATCCCAtccgccgtcttcctcctcccgtgaGACGTTGAATGCGTTTGGTGGAATGCACAACAGGGAGCAGAGAAGGGAGCCAAGCCACCAACATCCGAGGGGTTTCGGTAGAGCGCTGGAGAAAGAGCAGCGGGTAGTGCAGCCTTCTGCGGGTGGCCATGAAGCATTAGGTGTAGCGCCCCCGCGAGAGCTGCATACAATGCAAACCACAGGTGGCCGTGATATGGCTGCTGGAACAATGTACAGGGAACATCAGCAGCGGCAGGATCATTTCTTGTCAAGGACGCCGCCTGATGGGAATGGCCCTGGACCGTTTGGTAGGATGCCTCGTGGCGAGCAGCATATGCATTCAGCTACAGGTGGTAGGATGCACCATGGAGAGCAGCATGTGGCTCCTGCGGTCACCGGTGGCAGGTTGCCGCACATGGGTCAACGGCCACAAGATCACAGCTTGTCAAACTTGCCACGGAGAGAGCAGAGATGGCAGGGGCATGGAGATTTGAAGGGCCACGCCTCTTTGAAGCCGCCCAATACAAATGTGCATGGTATGTTCAGTATGATGTCAGTGAAAGAACCGCACCAGGCGCCAATGCCCACCAGCGGTTCAGTAGCTATGGATGTAAGGGAGGATAGAGGCAAGAAGACGGTGGCAAAAGCCAATGGTTTGGAGGATGGTGTTGTTGGCGAAGTAGGCTTTGAGCACATTGTTGAAGGAGGAGTAACTTTGGAGGCAAGGAAGTTTGAAGTTTCGTATACGAAGAATGACTTTAGGTCTATTGGGCAGGATGAGGAAGTGGATGATGGCAACAAGAATGATGATGCTACAATTGAGCAGCTGATGGAGACTCTGGTGATTGACGATAATGGTGAGGCCAAGAGCACGGTGGTGCAAATAAATGGTTCAAGGAGTAAGGTAAATTCGATTTATCTTGCAGTGTAATATAAATTTCTAGCTATAACATAGTGCGCTCGCCCTCTTTTTtggtcttataatatgaaatgaaactAATATGTTTTGTTCTTTCTACCATGTGTATTTTATAGCATGCATTTGTTCTAACATCTGAGAAAGACCACCAGGATTCTTAATTTGGTCTCTGTTGTGAGTATTGAATTTAATATGACTTCTAAAAGTAacagataatggaataaatatgCTTCTGTTGAGGCAAAATGCAAATAAGATACAGCCTTACTGTTCTAGTTGCTCTTGAATTCATCCAAGTTAATGC
The sequence above is drawn from the Oryza glaberrima chromosome 10, OglaRS2, whole genome shotgun sequence genome and encodes:
- the LOC127752540 gene encoding uncharacterized protein LOC127752540, which produces MASASSGGAGGGGGGPHPSASPSAAAGVPSSSSSKASLDGGFLLRILQNPPPQTRHQAPPPVAAAAAAGPQQVFVDPAVAAVGPAFPSAAPQLQHGGGFAWPSPASNPQPQLRFPDPRLAQPLDPYVALGYGGSGAVDGVAGSRAVKPRSAAPPPGFAKASHPPSSSSRETLNAFGGMHNREQRREPSHQHPRGFGRALEKEQRVVQPSAGGHEALGVAPPRELHTMQTTGGRDMAAGTMYREHQQRQDHFLSRTPPDGNGPGPFGRMPRGEQHMHSATGGRMHHGEQHVAPAVTGGRLPHMGQRPQDHSLSNLPRREQRWQGHGDLKGHASLKPPNTNVHGMFSMMSVKEPHQAPMPTSGSVAMDVREDRGKKTVAKANGLEDGVVGEVGFEHIVEGGVTLEARKFEVSYTKNDFRSIGQDEEVDDGNKNDDATIEQLMETLVIDDNGEAKSTVVQINGSRSKNFRSDSRGKNVSSQSVRFQRRIRPCRYDIDQFTPSFMSIFESLVPSDEEISKQKQLLATLSRLINKEWPNSKLYLYGSCANSFGFSNSDIDLCLSIDEKEMSKVDIILKLAHILHAGNLRNIQALTRARVPIVKLMDPNTGLSCDICVNNLLAVVNTKLLRDYSQIDKRLRPLAFIVKHWAKSRCVNETYQGTLSSYAYVIMCIHYLQSQRILPCLQEMEPTYYVTVDNNICAYFDQVDKLNGFGAQCKDTLSRLLWGFFRYWAYAHNYTKDVISIRTGRSISKNMKDWTRRIGNDRHLICIEDPFETSHDLGRVVDNRSIWALREEFERAAEILHLDPNPNITLFEPYVPSEAET